Within the Candidatus Zixiibacteriota bacterium genome, the region GTTGTACGGAAAAGGCCGATCTGGGCATTGTCGTAGATCCCGCGATACTTGCTTTCACTTTCACGCAAGGCTTTCTCGATTTTGCGTCGCTCGGTCAGATCCAGCATCACACCCACCAAACCGGCTGTATCCCCGCCGGCATCTTTATAACAAGCTTTACTGAAATGGAACTCTCGCTCGACACCATCGGCGCATTTCACTTTGGATTCATAGACCTGGTACCCGCCCGACTGGATCAAACGCAGGTCCTGGCTGTGATAATCATCAGCAAGTTTTGTCGGAATCTGCATCGGCAGATCGTAAACAGTCGCGCCAATTATATCTTCTTTGTCGAGACCGAGGATCTGATCCGCGAAGGCCCGGTTGCATCCGAGATAGACACCTCGCCTGTCCTTGTAGAATATCGGGTTGGGAATGGTTTCTATCAAAGTGCTCATGAACTGCAGTTGAGCCTTGATAGTTTCCTCGGATTTTTTGCGCTGAGTGATATCACGCACAATACTCAGGTAAGCTGTCTGACCTTCAAAAACGATTTCCTGGCTGGCCACTTCGACCGGCATAATCGAACCGTCTTTTTTGACATGCACCGATTCGAACACAGTGTTGCCTTTAGCTTTTAATTCTTCCAGCCGGCTCGGCACTTCTTCGGCAATTTCCGGAAGGAGGATATCGGGCAGTTTCAGACGCATGAATTCTTCGCGGGTATAGCCGAGCGAGTTGTGCATGCGGTCATTGACCACCAGAAATTCTCCCTGGGAGGTATGAATAACGATTCCGTCGGTCGCTTTTTGCAAAAGCATGCGGAATTTTTCCTCGCTGGCTTTAATCTTCTGTTCCCACAGCTTCTGTGCGGTGATATCCTGAAGCGTGCCGTGCAGGACTGTCCTTTTATCTTCAGATACACTTTTGCGGCCAATCGCTCTGATCCAGATATCCCGACCCTTATAGGTCTTGTAGCGAAGCCTCAAATCATAAGGTTTACCATGCGCAATAGCATTATCGAGAGTTTCTTTTAATGTGTCCAGGTAATCGGGATGACACAGGCTTACTGCATCCTGCATTGTTATCAGTTTCTCGGAGGGATAGTCGAGAATCTTATAAACTTCATCTGTCAGATAGAATTCTTTGCTGTCGAGATCCAGCTCCCATCCACCTACTGTGGCAATCCGCTGTGTTTCCTTGAGGAAAAGATTGATTCGCTTTAATTCATTTTCGGATTTGATTCGTTCACTGATATCCGAGATGAAAGCCACTATGGACTGTTTTCCCTCGCACTCTACATAGTTGAGTGAGGCCTCGATAGGCGACACCTTCCCGGATCGGTGTTTCTGGACAGTTTCGACTTTCAGCTGGCGAACCTTTTGCATCTGTTGCCAATGCTCGCCCCAGATATCTTGCGGAAATTCAGGAGCGACATCCCAGACTTTCATCTGCAACAGTTCCTGCTCGGAATACCCCAGGTACTGGCAGGCGGCCGGGTTAACATAGATGAAACCTCCTTTGCGGTCGACCCAGAATGCGCTCACGGCGATATTGTCGATTGAATACTTGGTAAAACTGAGCAGTTTTTCAGTTCTTTTGCGGATATCGATTTCCTCCACAAGCTTCCGATGAGTGTTTTTTAGTCTACTTTCGAGACGAGCCAGAATCATATTAAAAAACCAAAAGCAGAAGACACCCGCAATACAGCCCAACCCCAGAAGTATGATAGTGAAACGCGAGAGATAAGCGCTCTCCTCGCTGAAATCGACCAGCATAACGATACTGCCCATCTTCTTTCTGGAAACATCATACAAGCCCGTGAGACCAAAACGGTACATCCTGTCGTTGAACCGAACTTCCGGAAATCCGGTATTCTGCAGTTCCGGCCAGCTGTTCAGTAGAGAGACCAGGTTGTATGGCAGATGCGACAGGCTGTGATCTATGGCGACGATATCATCGAAACGGTCCCAGTCACCCTCCTTGCCCATCACACGCAGGCCGTTTTCCCAGCCGGAACGGTCCAAAAACTTCTTCTCGACTGTAAAAATCAATTTGACATCGTACATCTGCGTAAGCTGGTCGGTTATATGTTCGATTTCCTCGCCCAACTCCAGGTAGCCGACCAGTTCTCCGTCGATTCGCCACGGTGCCACCACCCTCAATGTAAACGTCCCCAGCGGTCCGAGTTCGATCCCCGATGAGATCATACCGCTCTGACCGGATTCAGTCATGGTATACCTGATGATCGAATCACCATAGCGCTCAGGATTGTGAACGCGCAAAAAGCAGTAGCGGTCGAGGTCATGGAAATAGAAATGCGTAATACGATACTTGGAGTTATACTCGTCGAAGAGAGGCAAACATCTTCTCAGCAACTGTTCACGATTTTTGGACTGCCAGGCCTTTTGAATCTTCGGGTTATCCGCAACACGATCCAAAAGCACTTTTATCAGGTCCGTATCGTCATCAAGGATATCCTGAAAACTCTTCTCGATCTGAACCAGTTTTTGAGAGAGATTTTCGTCCGCATTGTGGTTCTGGAGCGCGATCAAACTGTATAAGGCAGAGCTGACTATAACCGCCAGCGTAAGACCCAACGGTATCAGGATTTTCCGCCGGATGCCGGGAGTCGATCGATAGCCCCCATAGTTCGATCCGCTCTGATCAGGCCGGTTATCCATGTCTTCTAATGAACTCACCTGCTAAAAAGAATAAGACACTCAGAATAAATGACAGTTTCTCTGTCTTGTTGACCGGACTTTGTATATTGCTTCAAAGGTGATAAACATAACAGTAAGCCGGAACAACTCCCCATTTATCGAGTTTATCGGCATCTTTTGGCAAAATTTTGAGCGCGCAGGAGCTTAAACAACTATGTAAGAAGCAAAATAAAAAGCGGCCACAATGAGTGACCGCCATTGCATTCGAGCTTAATTTAAATTACGCGACAGTGATCTCATCGCACAGGAAAACATCCTGGATAGTATTCAGGAGTTTGATGCCTTCCTCGCGCGGTTTCTGGAATGATTTACGTCCGGATATCATCCCCATCCCGCCGGCGCGCTTGTTTATCACCGCGGTCCGAACCGCCTGCGCCAGATCGTTTTCTCCCGATGCGCCACCGGAATTGATCATGCCGATCCGGCCCATGAAGCAGTTGGCCACCTGGTACCTGGTCAGGTCGATCGGATTGTCCGAGGTCAGCTTGCTGTAAACCAGGTCATGGGTTTTACCAAAATTGATGGCCGTATAACCACCGTTGGTCGTGGCCTGTTTCTGTTTAACGATATCAGCTTCGATAGTGACACCGAGATGGTTGGCCTGGCCGGTGAGATCCGAGGCGGTATGGTAGTCTTTGTCTTTTTTGAATTCAGAATTGCGCAGGTAACACCACAGCACCGTAAACATACCGAGATCATGGGCTTTCTCGAAAATATCGGAGACTTCCTGAATCTGGCGGTTGGATTCAGGCGCGCCAAAATAGATAGTCGCGCCGATTCCGACCACACCCATGTCGAACGCCCGCTCGACCGTGGCAAACGGGATCTGGTCGTAGGTGTTGGGATAGGTCAGCATCTCGTTGTGATTGATCTTGAGGATGAAGGGAATCTTGTGGGCATACTTGCGCGCCACAGTACCCAGGACACCATAGGTCGAGGCGACTCCGTTGCACCCTCCCTCGATCGCCAGCTTAATAATATTTTCGGGATCGAAATAGTCAACATTTGGAGCAAACGATGCTCCACCCGAATGCTCGATTCCCTGGTCGACCGGCAGAATCGAGAGATAGCCGGTACCGGCCAGGCGCCCATGGTTGTAAAGCCAGTTGAGGTTTTTCAGGGTGTTGATGGAACGATCGGAATTGACGAAAATACGGTCAACGAAATCAGGTCCGGGCAGATGAAGCCGGTTTTTGGGAATACCGGAACACTTGTAGTCCAGCAGTTTGACATCATCGCCTAAAAGCTCTTTTAATTTGTCATAGCTTGCCATACGTGACTCCTTTCAGGCATCTATATTGCATATGTTGTCCATTTATTTGAGATCAATAGTCAAATCGGGCCCCTGCCCGGCGGATACCCGCATCTGCCGGGAGAAAAACAGCTCTCGCTCGTCAGTATACAGTATCCAACACATTTTTTGGAGCGCCGGTTTCTGACCTGCGCAAAAGATATACTTACCCATTTGTAAAACTACTAAATTTTTTTACTGTCCACAAGTAATTTGGCAATCGATGCCCTAACTCTTATATTGGCGGCATGTTTATATCACAACTTGAGTTGACCAACTTCAGAAACATCGAAAAAGCCGGGCTCGCCTTTTCAGAGAGCACCAATTTAATCGTCGGCCCCAATGGCGCTGGCAAAACAAATATCCTCGAAGCGCTCTACTACTGTGGCACCGGAAGATCGTTTCGAACCCATTTCGATGAAACCCTGATCCGCCGCGACACAGATTTTTTCAGGCTGGTAAGCGAAGGCCAAATCGATCCCCACCAGGTCACGGTCGAAGTCGGGGTAGAACCCGGATCCCGCAAGATGATCAAGGTCAATTCAGCTCCGCTCAAGAAACTGGCCGATCTCTACCAGTATTTCAGGCTGGTCGAGTTCTCACCCTACGACCTCGACCTCGTGATCGGGCCACCGTCATCGCGCCGGCGATTTCTGTCTCTGACGATCTCGCAATCAACACCAGCGCACATCGCCCTTTTAAGCGATTATTCCAAGTTGCTGGCCCAGCGCAACGCCCTGCTCAAGGATTACCAGGAACGGGGAAGCCTGAGCGAGCAGATGGAAACCACTCTGGCGATCTGGGACGAGAATCTGGCGCAGTCAGCGGTAGAGATCAACACCGTCAGGGCTGAATTCATCGACCAGCTGTCACCACTGGCAACCGATTTCTACAACCGTATCAGCGGTCACGATGAGGACTTCAAACTTATGTACAGTCCCTCGCCCCGCCTGCCGGAATTTACCGCTGAAAACTTTGCCGCCAAGCTCAAAAGCCGTCGAAGACGCGAGCTGGCGATGGGGCAGACACTCTACGGCCCCCATCGCGATGAACTCCAGTTTCTTGTCAAGGATGCCGAAGCCCGCTCGTACGCCTCCCAGGGTCAGATCAAGACCGCCGTGTTGAGCGTAAAACTCGCTCAACACCAATACCTTAAGGATAAACTCGAGCAGGCGCCTGTGATGCTTCTGGATGAAATCTATTCCGACCTCGACCGCAAACGACTCGGATTCATTACAGACCTCCTCCCGGATCTGGGCCAGACATTCGTGACCACCTCTAAGACATCTGAAATCAACGACTTAAGTATTTTTATTTGTAAGCACAGGATCGAGGGCGGTATTCCGACTGAACTGAAATAGTATTTATAACTCTATGTACTACATATTATTACAAGTGCAAAAATGTTAAAAAATTAATGTTTTTTGCTTGCGGATGGCTTTAAATTAAGCTATATTAATAAGTTATGAAAAATAGCGAGCCCGAGAAAATCGGGGCGGTAGTGGCCGAGCTGATCCGGAAATTCGGTTACGAAGGTAAACTTCGGGAGGTCGACGCTGTAAAACTGTTTAACGAAGTGGCCGGCAAGGAAATCGCCCGTCACTGCCGGGCAGTTAAGCTAACTGACGGACGTCTGATAGTCAAAGTCTCCGATCCGATCTGGCGGCAACAACTGGTCTTTCTAAAAGGGGAATTGATCGCCAAACTGAATGCCAGACTTGATAAAAGCATTGTAAAAGATATCTATTTGAAGTAAGGCTGTGTATGAGCGCTAAGAAAAAGGAAACTAAAATGAAGCAGACAGATAAAGCGGTCGACCCCGTCGATGTCTTAAACGAGATCGGCGTAAAATACGACGCGCGTTCGATTACCGTGCTGAAAGGGCTGGAGGCGGTGCGCAAGAGGCCGGCGATGTATATCGGTGACACCGGCCGGCGCGGACTGCATCACCTGGTCTACGAGGTAGTCGATAACTCGATCGACGAGGCCCTGGCCGGTTACTGTAACACGATAAAAGTGATCCTCAATAAAGACGGATCGGTATCAGTGACCGACAAC harbors:
- a CDS encoding PAS domain S-box protein; its protein translation is MDNRPDQSGSNYGGYRSTPGIRRKILIPLGLTLAVIVSSALYSLIALQNHNADENLSQKLVQIEKSFQDILDDDTDLIKVLLDRVADNPKIQKAWQSKNREQLLRRCLPLFDEYNSKYRITHFYFHDLDRYCFLRVHNPERYGDSIIRYTMTESGQSGMISSGIELGPLGTFTLRVVAPWRIDGELVGYLELGEEIEHITDQLTQMYDVKLIFTVEKKFLDRSGWENGLRVMGKEGDWDRFDDIVAIDHSLSHLPYNLVSLLNSWPELQNTGFPEVRFNDRMYRFGLTGLYDVSRKKMGSIVMLVDFSEESAYLSRFTIILLGLGCIAGVFCFWFFNMILARLESRLKNTHRKLVEEIDIRKRTEKLLSFTKYSIDNIAVSAFWVDRKGGFIYVNPAACQYLGYSEQELLQMKVWDVAPEFPQDIWGEHWQQMQKVRQLKVETVQKHRSGKVSPIEASLNYVECEGKQSIVAFISDISERIKSENELKRINLFLKETQRIATVGGWELDLDSKEFYLTDEVYKILDYPSEKLITMQDAVSLCHPDYLDTLKETLDNAIAHGKPYDLRLRYKTYKGRDIWIRAIGRKSVSEDKRTVLHGTLQDITAQKLWEQKIKASEEKFRMLLQKATDGIVIHTSQGEFLVVNDRMHNSLGYTREEFMRLKLPDILLPEIAEEVPSRLEELKAKGNTVFESVHVKKDGSIMPVEVASQEIVFEGQTAYLSIVRDITQRKKSEETIKAQLQFMSTLIETIPNPIFYKDRRGVYLGCNRAFADQILGLDKEDIIGATVYDLPMQIPTKLADDYHSQDLRLIQSGGYQVYESKVKCADGVEREFHFSKACYKDAGGDTAGLVGVMLDLTERRKIEKALRESESKYRGIYDNAQIGLFRTTIEEGQVIECNARFAEILGYPSVESCIRNCVLSSMYVDTRDRQRMVAELQQTGRISNYEAQFVNNVGKTKWIRYSARFLKEMNCLEGVAVEISEEKEALEMQHKSSQQVVNILASISDGFYILNDDLQITYFNKAAEEILGKSSDQVFGRNLFKTFPEFENSFLQESYRVAVREKKQMSFEIPLIVNGREDWFDIRVYPFEEGISVYFQSILERKRFEQVLKEKEYKLQSTLDTAADGIIVIDSYGMIDTFNPAVERMFGYMIEEVKNKNISTLIPDLLKKVIYPTLAETAENKDL
- a CDS encoding class I fructose-bisphosphate aldolase; translation: MASYDKLKELLGDDVKLLDYKCSGIPKNRLHLPGPDFVDRIFVNSDRSINTLKNLNWLYNHGRLAGTGYLSILPVDQGIEHSGGASFAPNVDYFDPENIIKLAIEGGCNGVASTYGVLGTVARKYAHKIPFILKINHNEMLTYPNTYDQIPFATVERAFDMGVVGIGATIYFGAPESNRQIQEVSDIFEKAHDLGMFTVLWCYLRNSEFKKDKDYHTASDLTGQANHLGVTIEADIVKQKQATTNGGYTAINFGKTHDLVYSKLTSDNPIDLTRYQVANCFMGRIGMINSGGASGENDLAQAVRTAVINKRAGGMGMISGRKSFQKPREEGIKLLNTIQDVFLCDEITVA
- the recF gene encoding DNA replication/repair protein RecF, with product MFISQLELTNFRNIEKAGLAFSESTNLIVGPNGAGKTNILEALYYCGTGRSFRTHFDETLIRRDTDFFRLVSEGQIDPHQVTVEVGVEPGSRKMIKVNSAPLKKLADLYQYFRLVEFSPYDLDLVIGPPSSRRRFLSLTISQSTPAHIALLSDYSKLLAQRNALLKDYQERGSLSEQMETTLAIWDENLAQSAVEINTVRAEFIDQLSPLATDFYNRISGHDEDFKLMYSPSPRLPEFTAENFAAKLKSRRRRELAMGQTLYGPHRDELQFLVKDAEARSYASQGQIKTAVLSVKLAQHQYLKDKLEQAPVMLLDEIYSDLDRKRLGFITDLLPDLGQTFVTTSKTSEINDLSIFICKHRIEGGIPTELK
- a CDS encoding DUF721 domain-containing protein, which gives rise to MKNSEPEKIGAVVAELIRKFGYEGKLREVDAVKLFNEVAGKEIARHCRAVKLTDGRLIVKVSDPIWRQQLVFLKGELIAKLNARLDKSIVKDIYLK